TGTTGCGCGATCGGCGGCCGTTCACGGCAGCGCGACGGCCGCCGCGGCGTTCAGGACGAGGGCCAGCACCGCCACCGCGGTGCGTCTGCTGTTCCACCGCGCCCACCGGCGCCTGAAGGCGTCCATGTCCCAGCCGGCGGGCAGCGTGTCCGGGTCCTGCGCCCTGATCCAGCGGTTCATCGGGACGTTGCGGGTCAGCGAGATGGCCACCACCGACACGGCCGCCAGGCCGGCCGCCGCGCACAGCACGCGCACCGCCGTCGTGGGGGCCGTGACCGCCACCGCCACGTCGGCGGCGAAGGTGACCAGCAGGCAGGCCGGCTGGAAGGGGTCGTACCTGCCCACGGCGAAGGCGTGCGCCCTGACATAGCTGTCGGCGGCGAGCGTCATGTAGAAGGGGACGACCCCCAGCACCGTGCCCACCAGCACCCCGGCGGCGAGGCCGTTGGCCAGGAACGCGAGCGGCAGCAGCAGGTCCGTCATGCGGCCCCGGTCTCCCGTGCCGCCTGCTCGACCCGCTCCTTGATCAGCTTCATCTGCACCGGCGTGTTGGTGTCGATCCGCCTGGTCATCTG
This window of the Nonomuraea africana genome carries:
- a CDS encoding DUF1772 domain-containing protein → MTDLLLPLAFLANGLAAGVLVGTVLGVVPFYMTLAADSYVRAHAFAVGRYDPFQPACLLVTFAADVAVAVTAPTTAVRVLCAAAGLAAVSVVAISLTRNVPMNRWIRAQDPDTLPAGWDMDAFRRRWARWNSRRTAVAVLALVLNAAAAVALP